From the genome of Hyalangium gracile, one region includes:
- a CDS encoding polyketide synthase: MSDGVGPGPVTLHAMFAAQAAASPDAVAVTGIGPPLTYRRLAERAWQLARLLRGLGVGPETPVAVSAGRGPDLLVAILGILASGGAWVPLDPEAPDERLRFMLSDSKARILVTGSGGKPISTAALTLSLPDAAALLEAQEAAPLDSASGSSHLAYVLYTSGSTGVPRAVMVEHGGAVNLVRAFIDAFHITPASRVLQFAPAVFDAWVEETFTALGAGATLVLAPDSVRLPGPELVRFLETNAVSVATLPPAVLAALPDAPLPELATLVSAGDSCTDRILDRFAAGRRFVNAYGPTEITVCATLGVLRSGDDPNDIGLPLPGVTVHVLDEHLSPVPHGQPGELYVGGVGVARGYLGAPDLSAARFIPDPFGTTPGARLHRTGDRVRVGEGGRLHFLGRTDGRVKVRGCRVELGEIESASRQHPAVGDCAAVHVRRPDGDGDITLFYAPRPAATSSLLESGPSLAMPVTDVEVRRHLQQLLPAYAVPSRILPLPALPLTRSGKVDRPALVARAATSSPAASLAATSTSAERVAEWRALFDEMAQSHAPDATDPRLDTQGWTSSRGGLPFAASEMREWVEDKVEAIRALGPRRVLELGCGTGMLLLRIAPHCEVYDGTDFSRVFAARLASRIAALPEASRATVTVREADDFRGVRPGQYDTVVINSVAQHFPDDDYLLRVIGASVEALAPGGFIFLGDVRSLPLLEAFHTWVQLEQADDGLPVSALRSRVDARIRSEEELVLDPSFFHSLPRRFPTITSVGVRLQRGRHHNEMTAFRYNVCLRVGPPPPPPLPSRISPAAPPADLAELRGRLREERPETLLLRGLLNARVKEAVACAALLSATDAPATVAELRARAASLPPGFDPEDLRELAVAEGYHVEAGWSGTLDQFDVLFHRGPAVAPWWELPGTVAAAPVEGRPMWNVPLRRDLPPAPSSGFNEGTAADRDGVARRVAAVWAEVLGRDDFSHRDNFFDAGGHSLALVKVRRGLHEAFGVDLTIAELFRYTTVEALAARLAGGREASGAALAASTGTAPEGGAHPAGAVAVVGLSGRFPGAPDLARFWDNLCNGVDSIVQLTDEQLGAWVPREVLADPDYVKAAALLSDANGLDADFFAISSTEAERMDPQHRLFLEQCHAALEHAGYDSRRTSQRVGVFGGAHMNRFSVANLHASWPTHDTGLDIMMALGNDKDFLATRVAYKLDLRGPALDVQTACSTSLVAVHAACQSLQAGQCDMALAGGVSVIAPQAVGYRYREGSIFSRDGRCRPFDRDASGTVVGSGVGVVVLKRLVDALRDGDTVHAVILGAAVNNDGARKASFTAPGVEGQEEVIRSALRTAGIAPQSIGFVEAHGTGTRLGDPIEIEALARAYGKAPGHRCAVGSVKSNVGHLAAASGIAGMIKAILALKHRRIPPTAHFRAPNEHIDFAATPFFVNTEVLDWEKGDAPRRAAVSSFGFGGTNAHVILEEAPPVAPVESSERPVRLLCLSARSEGALRAAAASLASHLRERPDLPLADVAYTLHVGRGEHPHRAFAVCRDVPSAVASLDSLSPAPPVPVGEPPRRMALLFPGQGVPHPDMGRALYQTEPVFRAEIDRAAEILLPLLGLDLRAAIHPSASEPPALVEGALAQPALFAVEYALARLLESVGPRPAAAMGHSLGEYAAAAVAGVFTLEDALALLVARGQLMQAMPPGRMVAVLAPLSALEPWLGERLSIAGILPDRTLVSGPPEEVEALEGRLATAGIATERLPVERAFHSWMMEPLLADFEARVRAVHLSPPSIPFVSNVTGDWITAAEATDPTYWVRHARQPVQLARGLDTLAADASLVFVEAGPGRGLSRAMQRRLSGAPARCFPVLPSRDAGSAFLSTLGGLWSAGVPIDWQALYRGESRRRVPLPTYPFERRSFPLVLPERTVAPVPSRTDQPPEAPASGDGAFVLAQESGQIARRGARIQEQLAIPGLDAYPGLREGLSALTTSYISECLSARGVGLRRGESRSRDEWLRAVGVLPRFHRFFDFLLDSLERDGHLARRGEVIECLTDASDIPPSAAREAELAAAHPGFAGILSFLRRSAEHLGPALCGEHDAVSVLFPDGTDAFIRDCEQRTVEYNQSRVCISLTTEVLAELAARPRARPLRILEVGGGRGLLTWPALEALRGARVDYHFTDIGRLFVLRAEAEAARRGITNLRCSRYDIAADPVEQGLRLGDYDVILALNVVHATPDVRRTMEQLLPLLAPAGLLMLIEAVEVERFHHLMWGLAPGYWDFNDGRTELLMSAAQWEAVLARLDVASARTFPAGSPGADHRLFIAQRPLEPLGLPDSPQRAPGAAVGEPMRPPPAVSAPVPDAGGARGVEARLVAIWEAALGVRGLDRRKTFFDAGGDSLVAVHLLARVRDELGVAISMPEFMRDPTVAGMGRLLESPRRERGGDAAPTCVVPLSPTGRRPPLFLVHPAGGSPLCYAGLIPHLGPDQPVYGLQCPGLHDDEQTPDTVEALAARYVRELRQVVPSGPYCLGGWSFGGVVAFEMARLLAQASAPVPLLALLDSGVVSAGGRPLGESRLRVASAVSDVLRLFFEIKPPTSYQDFLLLSRWVGVNLPDSMRTLLERDAATIARYGRSLALNLPRLMAVYKTNFLSAVNYQPRPYGGPVTLFRATGSRLDRRMLDLEQTRDFVTSELEVELVPGNHMTLLSQENVGKLGQALRTRIDRLTGA, encoded by the coding sequence ATGAGCGATGGTGTCGGACCCGGACCCGTCACTCTGCATGCGATGTTCGCGGCACAGGCAGCAGCGTCCCCCGACGCTGTCGCCGTCACCGGCATTGGCCCGCCTCTCACGTATCGCCGGCTCGCCGAGCGGGCCTGGCAGCTCGCGCGCCTGCTGCGTGGGCTCGGAGTCGGGCCCGAGACGCCGGTGGCGGTGAGTGCCGGCCGCGGGCCGGACCTGCTCGTGGCCATCCTGGGAATCCTCGCGAGCGGCGGGGCGTGGGTGCCGCTCGATCCAGAGGCGCCCGACGAGCGCCTGCGGTTCATGCTGTCCGACAGCAAGGCGCGGATCCTGGTGACGGGTAGCGGCGGGAAGCCCATCTCCACCGCCGCGCTCACGCTCTCGCTGCCCGACGCCGCCGCCCTCCTCGAGGCGCAGGAGGCGGCCCCCCTGGACAGCGCGAGTGGCTCGTCCCACCTAGCGTATGTCCTCTACACCTCCGGCTCCACCGGCGTGCCACGGGCGGTCATGGTGGAGCACGGGGGCGCGGTCAACCTGGTGCGGGCATTCATCGACGCGTTCCACATCACGCCGGCCAGCCGGGTGCTTCAGTTCGCCCCGGCTGTCTTCGACGCCTGGGTGGAGGAGACCTTCACCGCGCTCGGCGCTGGAGCGACGCTGGTGCTCGCTCCGGACTCGGTCCGCCTGCCCGGGCCAGAGCTGGTGCGGTTCCTGGAGACGAATGCGGTGAGCGTGGCCACGCTTCCGCCCGCCGTGCTCGCCGCCCTGCCGGACGCGCCCCTGCCCGAGCTCGCGACGCTGGTGTCGGCGGGGGACTCGTGCACGGACCGGATCCTCGACCGCTTCGCCGCCGGGCGGCGGTTCGTGAATGCCTATGGCCCCACCGAGATCACCGTCTGCGCCACCCTGGGTGTGCTGCGCTCGGGGGACGATCCCAACGACATCGGCCTGCCTCTTCCTGGCGTGACGGTGCACGTGCTCGACGAGCACCTGTCCCCGGTGCCGCACGGCCAGCCGGGAGAGCTGTACGTGGGTGGGGTGGGGGTGGCGCGCGGCTATCTCGGCGCGCCGGACCTGTCAGCGGCGCGCTTCATCCCCGATCCTTTCGGCACCACCCCCGGCGCGCGGTTGCACCGCACCGGCGATCGCGTCCGGGTAGGAGAGGGCGGGCGGTTGCATTTCCTGGGGCGTACGGACGGCCGGGTGAAGGTACGCGGCTGCCGGGTGGAGCTGGGGGAGATCGAATCCGCCTCGAGACAGCACCCCGCGGTCGGCGATTGCGCCGCGGTGCATGTGCGGCGGCCGGACGGCGACGGAGACATCACCCTGTTCTACGCCCCGCGTCCAGCGGCGACGTCCTCGCTCCTGGAGAGCGGGCCTTCGCTGGCGATGCCCGTCACGGATGTCGAGGTGCGACGCCACCTCCAGCAGCTCCTTCCTGCCTACGCGGTCCCGTCCCGCATCCTCCCCCTGCCGGCCCTGCCTCTCACCCGGAGTGGCAAGGTCGACCGTCCCGCTCTCGTCGCGCGGGCGGCGACCTCATCTCCCGCCGCGTCACTGGCCGCCACGTCCACCTCCGCCGAGCGGGTCGCCGAGTGGCGCGCGCTGTTCGACGAGATGGCGCAGTCGCACGCGCCGGATGCGACCGATCCGCGGCTGGACACCCAGGGGTGGACGAGCAGCCGCGGCGGACTCCCCTTCGCCGCCAGCGAGATGCGGGAATGGGTGGAGGACAAGGTGGAGGCAATCCGGGCGCTGGGCCCTCGGCGGGTCCTGGAGCTGGGCTGCGGCACCGGCATGTTGCTCCTGCGGATCGCCCCACACTGCGAGGTGTACGACGGCACGGACTTCAGCCGCGTGTTCGCCGCCCGCCTGGCCAGCCGGATCGCCGCGCTTCCGGAGGCGTCCAGGGCGACAGTGACGGTGCGCGAGGCGGACGACTTCCGCGGTGTGCGGCCAGGGCAGTACGACACCGTGGTCATCAACTCGGTGGCCCAGCATTTCCCCGATGATGACTACTTGCTGCGCGTCATCGGTGCCTCGGTCGAAGCCCTTGCCCCGGGCGGATTCATCTTCCTCGGCGACGTGCGCAGCCTGCCGCTCCTGGAGGCGTTTCATACCTGGGTGCAGCTGGAGCAGGCGGACGACGGGCTCCCCGTCTCCGCGCTGCGCTCCCGCGTCGACGCACGCATCCGGTCGGAGGAGGAGCTGGTGCTGGATCCCTCCTTCTTCCACTCCCTGCCGCGCCGCTTTCCCACCATCACCTCGGTGGGCGTGCGCCTGCAGCGCGGCCGTCACCATAACGAGATGACGGCGTTTCGTTACAACGTGTGCCTGCGCGTGGGCCCGCCGCCCCCGCCGCCCCTGCCGTCACGGATCTCCCCAGCGGCGCCACCGGCCGACCTCGCGGAGCTGCGCGGGCGGCTGCGTGAGGAGCGGCCGGAAACGCTCCTCCTTCGTGGGCTGCTGAATGCGAGGGTGAAGGAAGCAGTGGCGTGCGCGGCGCTGCTCTCGGCGACCGATGCCCCGGCCACGGTGGCGGAGCTACGCGCGCGTGCCGCCAGCCTCCCTCCTGGCTTCGATCCCGAGGATCTGCGGGAGCTGGCCGTCGCGGAGGGCTACCACGTGGAGGCTGGCTGGTCGGGCACGCTCGATCAGTTCGACGTGCTCTTCCATCGCGGCCCGGCGGTAGCGCCGTGGTGGGAGCTGCCCGGGACGGTGGCCGCTGCTCCCGTCGAGGGCAGGCCGATGTGGAACGTCCCCCTCCGCCGGGACCTCCCTCCCGCTCCCAGCTCGGGCTTCAACGAGGGGACCGCGGCAGACCGTGACGGTGTGGCTCGCCGCGTCGCCGCGGTGTGGGCGGAGGTTCTCGGGCGCGACGACTTCAGCCATCGCGACAACTTCTTCGACGCGGGCGGCCACTCGCTCGCACTGGTCAAGGTCCGGCGCGGCTTGCACGAGGCGTTCGGCGTGGACCTGACGATTGCGGAGCTGTTCCGCTACACCACCGTGGAGGCGCTGGCGGCACGGCTGGCGGGGGGGAGGGAGGCGTCCGGAGCGGCGCTGGCGGCCTCGACAGGAACGGCGCCGGAGGGTGGCGCTCATCCTGCTGGAGCGGTGGCCGTCGTTGGCCTGTCCGGGCGGTTTCCGGGTGCTCCCGACCTCGCCCGCTTCTGGGACAACCTGTGCAACGGTGTCGACTCGATCGTTCAGCTCACCGACGAGCAGCTTGGCGCCTGGGTGCCGAGGGAGGTGCTGGCCGATCCGGACTACGTGAAGGCCGCCGCTCTGCTCTCGGACGCCAACGGGCTGGACGCCGACTTCTTCGCCATCTCCTCCACCGAGGCGGAGCGGATGGATCCGCAGCACCGGCTGTTCCTGGAGCAGTGTCACGCGGCGCTCGAGCACGCTGGCTACGATTCGCGCCGCACCTCCCAGCGCGTGGGGGTGTTCGGCGGGGCCCACATGAACCGCTTCTCGGTGGCGAACCTGCATGCCAGCTGGCCGACCCACGACACCGGCCTCGACATCATGATGGCGCTGGGCAACGACAAGGACTTCCTGGCCACGAGGGTGGCCTACAAGCTCGACCTGCGTGGCCCCGCGCTCGACGTCCAGACGGCGTGCTCCACCTCGCTGGTGGCGGTCCACGCCGCCTGCCAGTCCTTGCAGGCGGGGCAATGTGACATGGCGCTGGCCGGTGGGGTGAGCGTCATCGCCCCCCAGGCGGTGGGGTATCGATACCGCGAGGGGAGCATCTTCTCGCGCGACGGCCGCTGCCGACCGTTCGACCGTGACGCCAGCGGCACCGTCGTGGGCAGCGGGGTGGGAGTGGTGGTGCTCAAGCGGCTGGTTGATGCGCTGCGCGACGGCGACACGGTGCATGCCGTGATCCTGGGAGCAGCGGTCAACAACGACGGCGCGCGCAAGGCGAGCTTCACCGCGCCCGGCGTGGAGGGACAGGAGGAGGTGATCCGGAGCGCACTCCGGACCGCGGGCATCGCGCCCCAGAGCATTGGCTTCGTCGAGGCGCATGGCACTGGCACCCGGCTGGGAGATCCGATCGAGATCGAGGCGCTGGCGCGCGCCTACGGGAAGGCGCCCGGGCATCGGTGCGCGGTCGGGTCGGTCAAGTCCAACGTCGGCCACCTCGCGGCGGCATCGGGCATCGCCGGGATGATCAAGGCGATCCTGGCCCTGAAGCACCGGCGCATCCCTCCCACGGCGCACTTCCGAGCTCCCAACGAGCACATCGATTTCGCCGCCACTCCCTTCTTCGTCAACACCGAGGTGCTGGACTGGGAGAAGGGCGATGCCCCTCGTCGCGCGGCGGTGAGCTCGTTCGGCTTTGGCGGCACCAACGCCCACGTCATCCTCGAGGAGGCGCCACCCGTCGCTCCCGTGGAGTCGAGCGAGCGCCCGGTGCGGCTGCTGTGCCTCTCGGCGCGCTCGGAGGGAGCTCTCCGCGCCGCCGCTGCCTCACTCGCCTCCCACCTGCGCGAACGGCCGGACCTTCCCCTCGCCGACGTGGCCTACACGCTGCACGTTGGCCGCGGCGAGCATCCGCACCGCGCGTTCGCCGTCTGCCGCGACGTGCCCTCGGCCGTCGCCTCCCTGGACTCCCTCTCGCCCGCGCCACCAGTCCCCGTGGGAGAGCCGCCACGCCGGATGGCGCTGCTGTTCCCCGGGCAGGGAGTGCCTCATCCGGACATGGGCCGCGCGCTCTACCAGACCGAGCCCGTGTTCCGCGCCGAGATCGATCGCGCCGCCGAGATCCTCCTCCCCCTGCTGGGACTGGATCTGCGCGCCGCGATTCACCCCAGCGCGTCCGAGCCGCCGGCGCTCGTTGAGGGGGCGCTGGCGCAGCCCGCGCTGTTCGCCGTGGAGTATGCGCTCGCGCGGCTGCTCGAGTCCGTTGGCCCGAGGCCGGCCGCCGCGATGGGACACAGCCTGGGGGAGTACGCGGCTGCCGCCGTGGCGGGAGTGTTCACGCTGGAGGACGCCCTGGCCCTGCTGGTCGCCCGTGGCCAGCTGATGCAGGCGATGCCCCCCGGGCGGATGGTGGCCGTGCTCGCCCCGCTGTCCGCGCTGGAGCCGTGGCTGGGGGAACGACTCTCGATCGCGGGCATCCTGCCCGATCGGACGCTCGTGTCCGGGCCACCGGAGGAGGTGGAGGCGCTGGAAGGCCGCCTCGCGACTGCCGGAATCGCGACGGAGCGGCTCCCCGTGGAGCGCGCATTCCACTCGTGGATGATGGAGCCGCTGCTCGCCGACTTCGAGGCGCGGGTGCGGGCCGTGCACCTCTCGCCCCCCTCGATCCCGTTCGTCTCCAACGTCACCGGAGATTGGATCACCGCCGCCGAGGCCACGGACCCGACATACTGGGTGCGCCACGCGCGCCAGCCCGTGCAACTGGCTCGCGGGCTGGACACGCTGGCCGCCGATGCCAGCCTGGTGTTCGTGGAGGCGGGACCAGGGCGCGGCCTGTCGCGTGCGATGCAGCGGCGTCTCTCTGGCGCCCCGGCACGCTGCTTTCCGGTCCTGCCGAGCCGCGACGCAGGCAGCGCGTTCCTCTCCACTCTCGGTGGGTTGTGGTCGGCCGGTGTCCCCATCGACTGGCAAGCGCTGTACCGGGGCGAGTCCCGCCGCCGCGTGCCGCTGCCCACCTATCCCTTCGAGCGGCGGTCCTTTCCGCTGGTGCTGCCAGAGCGGACAGTCGCGCCGGTGCCTTCCCGCACCGACCAGCCTCCGGAGGCGCCCGCGAGTGGAGACGGCGCCTTCGTGCTGGCGCAGGAGAGCGGCCAGATCGCCCGGCGCGGCGCGCGGATCCAGGAGCAGCTCGCGATCCCAGGGCTGGATGCGTACCCAGGACTGCGCGAGGGGCTCTCGGCGCTCACTACCAGCTACATCAGCGAGTGCTTGAGCGCCCGCGGGGTGGGGCTCCGGCGGGGTGAATCCCGCTCGCGCGACGAGTGGCTCCGGGCAGTCGGCGTGCTTCCCCGGTTCCATCGCTTCTTCGATTTCCTGCTCGACTCGTTGGAGCGGGACGGGCATCTCGCGCGGCGCGGCGAAGTCATCGAGTGCCTGACGGACGCATCCGACATCCCACCTTCGGCCGCGCGAGAGGCGGAGCTCGCCGCCGCCCACCCTGGGTTCGCCGGCATCCTCAGCTTCCTTCGGCGCTCGGCGGAGCACCTCGGCCCCGCCCTGTGCGGCGAGCACGATGCGGTGAGCGTGCTCTTCCCGGATGGCACCGACGCCTTCATCCGCGACTGCGAGCAGCGCACGGTGGAGTACAACCAGTCGCGCGTGTGCATCTCGCTGACCACCGAGGTGCTGGCGGAGCTCGCCGCGCGGCCGAGAGCCCGCCCGCTGCGCATCCTGGAGGTCGGCGGGGGCCGCGGCCTGCTGACCTGGCCAGCCCTGGAAGCGCTCCGAGGCGCCAGGGTGGATTATCACTTCACGGACATCGGTCGTCTGTTCGTGCTTCGCGCCGAGGCGGAGGCGGCGCGGCGCGGCATCACGAACCTGCGCTGCTCGCGGTACGACATCGCCGCCGACCCGGTGGAGCAGGGTCTGCGCCTCGGCGACTACGACGTGATCCTGGCCCTGAACGTGGTGCACGCGACGCCCGACGTGCGGCGCACCATGGAGCAGCTGCTGCCCCTGCTCGCCCCGGCAGGCCTGCTCATGCTCATCGAGGCCGTGGAGGTCGAGCGCTTCCACCACCTCATGTGGGGGCTGGCGCCCGGCTACTGGGACTTCAACGACGGCCGCACGGAGCTGCTCATGAGCGCCGCGCAGTGGGAGGCGGTGCTCGCACGCCTCGACGTCGCGTCCGCCCGCACCTTCCCCGCTGGCTCGCCTGGCGCCGATCACCGCCTGTTCATCGCCCAGCGTCCGCTCGAGCCCCTCGGCCTTCCGGACAGCCCTCAGCGCGCGCCTGGGGCGGCGGTGGGAGAGCCCATGCGGCCCCCTCCGGCGGTGAGCGCTCCTGTCCCCGACGCTGGCGGCGCGAGGGGCGTGGAAGCGCGGTTGGTGGCCATCTGGGAGGCGGCGCTCGGTGTCCGCGGCCTCGACCGCCGCAAGACGTTCTTCGACGCGGGGGGCGACTCGCTCGTGGCGGTGCACCTCCTCGCCCGCGTGCGTGACGAGCTCGGGGTGGCCATCAGCATGCCTGAGTTCATGCGCGATCCGACGGTGGCCGGGATGGGGCGCCTGCTGGAATCGCCGCGGCGAGAGAGGGGAGGGGACGCGGCGCCGACCTGCGTCGTGCCGCTCTCGCCGACGGGACGCCGGCCGCCACTGTTCCTGGTTCATCCCGCGGGCGGCAGCCCGCTGTGCTACGCGGGCTTGATTCCTCACCTCGGGCCTGACCAACCCGTCTACGGCCTTCAGTGCCCTGGCCTGCACGATGACGAGCAGACGCCCGATACGGTGGAGGCGCTGGCAGCGCGCTACGTGCGCGAGCTGCGGCAGGTGGTGCCGAGCGGGCCGTACTGCCTGGGAGGGTGGTCTTTCGGCGGCGTCGTGGCCTTCGAGATGGCGCGCCTTCTGGCGCAGGCCTCCGCGCCGGTGCCGCTGCTCGCGCTCCTGGACAGCGGGGTGGTGTCGGCGGGGGGGCGCCCTCTGGGAGAGAGCAGGCTGCGGGTGGCCTCCGCGGTCTCGGATGTGCTGCGGCTGTTCTTCGAGATCAAGCCGCCGACCTCCTACCAGGACTTCCTGCTGCTCAGCCGGTGGGTGGGCGTGAACCTGCCCGACTCGATGCGCACGCTGCTGGAGCGGGACGCCGCCACCATTGCCCGCTACGGTCGCAGCCTGGCGCTCAACCTGCCGCGCTTGATGGCGGTGTACAAGACCAACTTCCTCTCGGCGGTGAACTATCAGCCGCGGCCCTACGGGGGCCCGGTCACCCTCTTCCGGGCGACGGGCAGCCGACTCGACAGGCGGATGCTGGACCTCGAGCAGACACGCGACTTCGTCACCAGCGAGCTCGAGGTGGAGCTGGTGCCGGGCAATCACATGACGTTGCTGAGCCAGGAGAACGTGGGGAAGCTCGGGCAGGCCCTGCGGACGCGGATCGACCGGCTTACCGGCGCGTGA